A part of Entelurus aequoreus isolate RoL-2023_Sb linkage group LG03, RoL_Eaeq_v1.1, whole genome shotgun sequence genomic DNA contains:
- the LOC133645730 gene encoding uncharacterized protein LOC133645730 yields MVSSGLLKFDDQPQNYWAWKASFIGSTRDLYLSAREELDMLAKWLGPQSAEQAKRLRAVYIHNPEAGVEMVWQRLEESYGAPEIIEHALLKKLENFPHISNTDNQRLREFGDLLLELDAAKSNELLPGLLHLDTAHGINPILIKLPYRLQEKWVSAGSAYKRDKRVAYPPFHFFVNFIMEEDRIRNDPSFACVTSGNVTNARQERLQPNYRTPVSVKKTEVATVPEAKYNFQENKSEDPDKICPIHNKPHPLRKCPGFRNKPLKERKAYLKEQHICYRCCASTRHMAKDCEKAVQCEECDSTRHITALHPGPPTITENSPVKEDQSGENNEDLIPSVTSKCTEICGNSVTSRSCSKMCLVRAYPAGQREKAVKMYAVLDEQSNRSLAKTDFFNLFGIKSDSAPYTLRTCSGVMETAGRHACNFIIESLDMQTTVPLPTLIECDMMPDDRSSIPSPEIIQHHPHLAPLAGKIPAVDPNAAILILLGRDIIRVHKVREQYNGPDEAPYAQRLDLGWVIVWEVCLGGAHKPENINVVRNNLPHNGRETFLNPCSNTIRVSEKFSSPNPCHGLQPPKHLEEMDNLGSQVFQKAKNDDKTGLSRDGQAFLDIMNKELCKDESKTWVFPLPFRSPRRHLSNNREQASKRRSSLYHTQKRDVISAPPGDFNVKDIHSKQWRQVQLLSDRFWKRWKQEYLSTIQPRRKWYAERPNLQVGDLVLLKDGQVRRNEWPTGLIVKSINSHDNKVRKVDVKISDKVLQEFYTRLVSKVVFSPS; encoded by the coding sequence ATGGTTAGCTCTGGTCTTCTCAAGTTTGATGACCAACCACAAAATTACTGGGCCTGGAAGGCATCATTCATCGGCTCCACAAGGGACCTATATCTCAGTGCACGCGAGGAATTGGATATGCTGGCTAAATGGCTTGGACCTCAATCAGCAGAACAAGCTAAGAGATTAAGAGCCGTGTACATACACAATCCAGAAGCTGGGGTCGAAATGGTGTGGCAGAGGCTAGAGGAGTCATACGGAGCACCTGAAATAATTGAGCATGCTTTACTTAAAAAACTTGAGAACTTCCCACATATCTCAAACACAGACAACCAAAGACTGAGAGAGTTTGGGGACCTCCTTCTTGAGTTGGACGCAGCAAAGTCAAATGAACTCTTACCCGGTCTTCTTCATCTTGACACAGCTCATGGCATTAATCCCATCCTGATCAAGCTACCATATCGTCTCCAAGAAAAATGGGTTAGTGCAGGCTCAGCATACAAAAGGGACAAAAGGGTGGCTTATCCACCATTTCACTTCTTTGTCAACTTCATTATGGAAGAAGATAGGATCCGTAATGATCCCAGCTTTGCATGTGTCACCAGTGGTAACGTAACTAATGCTAGACAAGAACGACTTCAACCGAATTACAGGACACCAGTGTCCGTAAAGAAAACTGAAGTGGCAACAGTACCTGAAGCTAAGTACAACTTCCAAGAAAATAAATCTGAAGACCCAGATAAAATATGTCCCATCCACAATAAGCCTCACCCTCTACGTAAATGCCCTGGCTTCCGAAACAAACCACTCAAAGAAAGAAAGGCTTATCTAAAAGAGCAACACATCTGTTATCGATGTTGCGCATCTACAAGACACATGGCAAAGGATTGTGAAAAAGCCGTGCAATGTGAAGAGTGTGACAGCACTAGGCACATCACAGCGCTTCACCCTGGTCCACCAACAATAACAGAGAATTCCCCAGTGAAGGAAGATCAAAGCGGGGAGAATAATGAAGATCTCATACCATCAGTGACGTCAAAGTGTACTGAGATCTGTGGCAATTCAGTGACTTCAAGATCCTGTTCCAAAATGTGTTTAGTCAGAGCATACCCTGCTGGCCAAAGAGAGAAAGCTGTCAAAATGTATGCAGTCCTGGATGAGCAAAGTAACCGATCCCTTGCTAAAACAGATTTCTTCAATCTCTTCGGCATCAAATCAGATTCAGCACCATACACACTGAGGACATGTTCTGGGGTAATGGAGACAGCAGGAAGACATGCATGCAACTTCATTATAGAGTCATTGGACATGCAAACCACAGTACCTCTCCCCACACTTATAGAATGCGACATGATGCCCGATGACAGATCGTCGATCCCATCACCAGAGATTATTCAGCATCATCCTCATCTAGCTCCACTGGCAGGAAAGATACCAGCAGTTGACCCCAATGCAGCAATTTTGATTTTACTCGGAAGAGATATTATCCGAGTGCATAAAGTAAGGGAGCAGTACAACGGACCTGACGAGGCACCTTATGCACAACGTCTTGACCTAGGGTGGGTCATAGTCTGGGAAGTATGTCTTGGAGGAGCTCATAAACCAGAAAACATCAATGTCGTCAGGAATAATCTGCCGCACAATGGACGAGAAACATTTCTAAATCCATGTTCTAACACCATCCGTGTCAGTGAAAAGTTCAGCAGCCCTAATCCGTGCCATGGTCTGCAACCCCCCAAACATCTGGAGGAGATGGACAACCTCGGCAGCCAAGTTTTTCAAAAAGCTAAGAATGACGATAAAACGGGTTTGTCTCGTGATGGTCAAGCATTCCTTGACATTATGAACAAAGAACTATGCAAAGATGAGTCAAAGACTTGGGTTTTCCCGTTACCCTTTCGATCACCTCGTCGCCACCTCTCAAACAATCGGGAACAAGCATCAAAGCGTCGTTCATCCCTTTATCATACGCAGAAGAGAGACGTCATATCGGCACCGCCAGGAGACTTCAATGTGAAAGACATCCACTCAAAACAATGGCGGCAAGTCCAACTTCTCTCTGATAGATTCTGGAAGCGATGGAAACAAGAATACCTGTCAACCATACAACCTAGGAGAAAATGGTATGCAGAAAGGCCTAACCTGCAAGTTGGAGACCTAGTACTACTGAAAGATGGCCAGGTGAGAAGAAATGAATGGCCCACTGGACTCATCGTCAAGTCTATCAACAGCCATGACAACAAAGTAAGAAAAGTAGACGTCAAGATCTCCGACAAGGTACTCCAAGAATTCTACACTAGACTTGTTTCAAAGGTCGTGTTTTCTCCTTCGTAA